Proteins encoded within one genomic window of Formosa agariphila KMM 3901:
- the porX gene encoding T9SS response regulator signal transducer PorX: protein MNNINILWVDDEIDLLKPHILFLEKKNYKVTKCNSGTEALEVLEDNKFDIVFLDENMPGLTGLETLNEIKELDHTLPVVMITKSEEEYIMEEAIGNKIADYLIKPVNPNQILLSLKKNLDHSRLISEKTTSNYQQEFRKIAMDLMSVNSFEDWANLYQKLVYWEIQLENIEDAGMFEILESQKTEANALFGKFIAKNYADWFEPNTEAPTMSHTLFKNKVVPELSKEQPTLLVVIDNLRYDQWKSFEPFIAPYYKKETEIPFYSILPTATQYARNAIFSGLMPSDMEKLHPNYWKNDTDEGGKNLFEAEFLQAQMKRLGLQNLTCEYHKITNLKNGKKLVDNFKSQKNNDLTVVVYNFVDMLSHAKTEMDVVKELASNDKAYRSLTQSWFKNSPLFEIIQQAQNLGFKLILTTDHGTINVKNPSKVVGDRDTSLNLRYKTGRSLTYESKDVLEFKTPKTVHLPSITMSSSFIFAKNDFFFAYPNNYNHYVSYFRNTYQHGGVSLEEMIIPFVVLNPK, encoded by the coding sequence ATGAATAACATAAATATACTTTGGGTTGATGATGAAATTGATTTACTTAAACCACACATTCTTTTTCTAGAGAAAAAAAATTATAAGGTTACAAAATGCAATAGCGGTACCGAGGCCCTTGAGGTGTTAGAGGACAATAAATTTGACATTGTTTTTTTAGATGAAAACATGCCTGGTTTAACTGGTCTAGAAACTTTAAATGAAATTAAAGAACTGGACCACACGCTTCCTGTTGTAATGATTACTAAAAGTGAGGAAGAGTATATTATGGAGGAAGCCATTGGTAATAAAATTGCCGATTACCTTATAAAACCCGTAAATCCGAATCAGATTTTATTGAGTTTAAAAAAGAATTTAGACCATTCTCGATTAATTTCAGAGAAAACAACATCTAATTATCAGCAAGAATTTAGAAAAATTGCAATGGATTTAATGTCTGTTAATAGTTTTGAAGATTGGGCTAACCTCTATCAGAAATTGGTGTATTGGGAAATTCAATTAGAAAATATAGAAGATGCTGGCATGTTCGAGATTTTAGAATCTCAAAAAACAGAAGCCAACGCCTTATTCGGAAAATTTATAGCTAAAAATTATGCCGATTGGTTCGAACCAAATACCGAGGCTCCAACCATGTCGCACACCTTGTTTAAAAATAAAGTAGTTCCGGAATTAAGTAAAGAACAACCTACATTACTTGTGGTTATAGATAATTTAAGATACGACCAATGGAAATCGTTCGAGCCCTTTATTGCACCTTACTATAAGAAAGAAACAGAAATTCCGTTTTACAGTATTTTACCTACGGCTACACAATATGCCCGAAATGCTATTTTTTCTGGATTGATGCCAAGCGATATGGAAAAATTACATCCAAACTATTGGAAAAACGATACAGACGAAGGTGGAAAGAATTTATTTGAAGCTGAATTTCTACAAGCACAAATGAAGCGTTTAGGCTTACAAAACTTAACGTGCGAATATCATAAAATTACCAACCTTAAAAACGGTAAAAAATTAGTCGATAATTTTAAAAGTCAGAAAAATAACGACCTTACTGTTGTCGTTTACAATTTTGTAGATATGCTTTCGCATGCCAAAACGGAAATGGATGTAGTAAAAGAATTAGCATCTAACGATAAAGCTTACCGTTCACTAACTCAAAGTTGGTTTAAAAACTCGCCACTATTTGAAATCATTCAACAAGCACAAAATTTAGGATTTAAATTAATTTTAACCACAGACCATGGTACTATAAATGTAAAAAATCCGTCTAAAGTTGTTGGTGATCGGGACACCTCATTAAACTTAAGATATAAAACAGGAAGGAGTTTAACTTACGAATCTAAAGATGTATTAGAATTTAAAACACCTAAAACAGTTCATTTACCAAGTATTACAATGAGTAGTTCCTTTATTTTTGCTAAAAACGACTTCTTTTTTGCATACCCAAATAACTATAATCATTATGTAAGTTATTTTAGAAACACCTATCAGCATGGTGGTGTATCTTTAGAAGAAATGATTATTCCATTTGTCGTTTTAAATCCGAAATAG
- a CDS encoding alanine dehydrogenase — MSKSFSPFTHQQLIPQEETLEVYKNKGNLFIGIPKETAYQEKRVCLTPDAVSALISNGHRVLMEAGAGLGAKFTDKDYSEAGAELTKDTAKVFSCPIILKVEPPTIEQIALINPQTILISALQLKTQHKKYFEALATKRITALAFEFIRDDDGHYPAVRSLSEIAGTASVIIASDLLSNSNQGNGLLFGNICGVPPVEVVILGAGTVGEYAARSAIGLGANVKVFDNSISKLRRIQTNLGRPIYTSTVQPKNLTKALKRCDVVIGAVRGKSRSPIIVTESMVQSMKKGSVIVDVSIDMGGCFETSEVTSHKFPTFNRHGVIHYCVPNIPARFSRTASISISNIFTPYLLKIAEEGGIENSLRFEKGLKNGLYFYHGILTNRSVGEWFDLKYSDINLLIF; from the coding sequence ATGTCTAAATCATTTTCTCCTTTTACTCATCAGCAGTTAATTCCACAAGAAGAAACACTTGAGGTTTATAAAAACAAAGGCAATTTATTTATAGGAATCCCAAAAGAAACTGCATACCAAGAAAAACGAGTCTGTCTCACTCCAGATGCCGTATCGGCATTAATTAGTAACGGGCATCGTGTTTTAATGGAAGCTGGTGCTGGTTTAGGTGCTAAATTTACAGATAAAGATTATAGCGAAGCAGGTGCAGAATTAACAAAAGATACCGCTAAAGTATTTTCATGTCCTATAATTTTAAAGGTTGAACCACCAACTATAGAACAAATTGCACTTATTAACCCGCAAACCATTTTAATTTCTGCATTACAGTTAAAAACTCAACATAAAAAATATTTTGAAGCTCTAGCTACTAAACGTATTACTGCTTTAGCTTTTGAATTTATTCGTGACGACGACGGCCATTACCCTGCCGTACGTTCTTTGAGTGAAATTGCAGGTACCGCATCGGTAATTATTGCATCAGACCTATTATCTAATAGCAATCAAGGAAACGGATTATTGTTTGGTAATATTTGTGGTGTTCCACCCGTTGAAGTTGTAATTCTTGGTGCAGGAACTGTGGGAGAATATGCTGCAAGAAGCGCTATTGGATTAGGTGCTAATGTAAAAGTATTCGACAATTCTATATCTAAATTAAGACGAATTCAGACTAATCTTGGTCGTCCAATTTATACATCTACCGTACAACCAAAAAACTTAACTAAAGCATTAAAACGATGCGATGTTGTAATTGGTGCAGTACGAGGAAAATCTAGATCTCCAATTATTGTCACAGAATCTATGGTGCAATCCATGAAAAAAGGGTCTGTTATAGTAGATGTAAGTATAGATATGGGCGGTTGTTTTGAGACTAGTGAAGTTACATCTCACAAATTCCCTACTTTTAACCGGCACGGCGTTATACATTATTGTGTACCTAATATTCCTGCACGATTTTCTAGAACGGCCTCAATATCAATAAGTAATATTTTTACGCCCTACCTTTTAAAAATTGCTGAAGAAGGTGGCATAGAAAATTCTTTAAGATTTGAGAAAGGTTTAAAAAATGGGTTGTACTTTTATCACGGTATTTTAACGAATCGTTCGGTTGGCGAATGGTTTGACTTAAAATATAGCGATATTAATCTCTTAATTTTTTAA
- a CDS encoding helix-turn-helix domain-containing protein, producing MINSDAFTKRLQKVIDFYGESASSFSEKIGVQRSSISHILSGRNKPSLDFVMKILTTYPEVELYWLLNGKGTFPSESKNENAPDLFSNEDKTQTEPKPAGKPFPNQISNQILNSNDSKQIERIVIFYTDGSFKNFENSI from the coding sequence ATGATAAACAGTGATGCATTTACAAAACGTCTACAAAAAGTGATTGATTTTTATGGTGAATCAGCCTCCTCTTTCTCTGAAAAAATTGGAGTGCAGCGTTCTTCAATTTCACATATTCTATCTGGAAGAAATAAACCAAGTTTAGATTTTGTAATGAAAATTTTAACCACCTACCCAGAAGTTGAACTCTATTGGTTGTTAAATGGAAAAGGCACTTTTCCATCGGAATCTAAAAATGAAAATGCTCCAGATTTATTTTCTAATGAAGACAAAACACAAACTGAACCTAAACCTGCCGGCAAACCCTTTCCTAATCAAATTTCAAATCAGATATTAAATTCTAACGACTCAAAACAGATTGAGCGTATTGTGATTTTTTACACAGACGGAAGCTTCAAAAACTTTGAGAACTCCATTTAA
- a CDS encoding Lrp/AsnC family transcriptional regulator: protein MAKFKLDEIDHQILDMLIDNTRVPFTDIAKKLLISAGTVHVRVKKMEDAGIIKGSSLTLDYKKLGYSFIAYIGVYLNNTSQTTFVLERINELPFVTVAHITTGKFNIFCKIRARNTAHAKDVIFMIDDIDGVYRTETMISLEESINDKKRLMHYIFKEL from the coding sequence ATGGCAAAATTTAAATTAGACGAAATAGACCACCAAATTCTTGATATGTTAATTGATAATACAAGAGTTCCATTTACTGATATAGCAAAAAAATTGTTGATTTCTGCAGGTACGGTACATGTTAGAGTTAAGAAAATGGAGGATGCTGGAATAATTAAAGGTTCTTCTTTAACTTTAGATTACAAAAAACTAGGATACTCTTTTATAGCATATATTGGTGTATATTTAAACAACACGTCTCAAACAACGTTTGTACTAGAGCGTATAAACGAATTACCTTTCGTAACAGTAGCACATATCACTACTGGTAAATTTAATATTTTCTGTAAAATTAGAGCTAGAAACACTGCTCATGCGAAAGATGTTATTTTTATGATTGACGATATCGATGGTGTATATAGAACTGAAACAATGATTTCTTTAGAAGAAAGTATAAACGACAAAAAACGTTTAATGCATTATATTTTTAAAGAACTATAA
- the tsaE gene encoding tRNA (adenosine(37)-N6)-threonylcarbamoyltransferase complex ATPase subunit type 1 TsaE has translation MKEYHIDDLEDIAKYILSKATSKTILFYGDMGSGKTTLIKALVKNLGCNDDVSSPTFSIVNEYSTDDGLVYHFDFYRLNDEEEAYNFGIEDYLDSDAWLFIEWPERVENILSNEKSNAVKIENLDSKTRKLTFNID, from the coding sequence ATGAAAGAATACCACATAGATGATTTAGAGGATATTGCTAAATATATACTTAGCAAAGCCACATCAAAAACCATATTATTTTATGGTGATATGGGTTCGGGTAAAACAACATTAATTAAAGCCTTAGTTAAAAATTTAGGGTGTAATGACGATGTTAGTAGCCCAACATTCTCAATAGTTAACGAATATAGTACCGATGATGGTTTAGTTTATCATTTCGATTTTTACAGATTAAACGACGAAGAAGAAGCTTATAATTTTGGTATAGAAGATTATTTAGATTCTGATGCTTGGTTATTTATAGAATGGCCAGAACGTGTAGAAAACATTCTTTCGAATGAAAAATCTAATGCTGTAAAAATTGAAAATTTAGATTCGAAAACCAGAAAGTTGACATTTAATATTGATTGA
- a CDS encoding M14 family metallopeptidase, which translates to MTITELTALYETYKEPKLHGRYITNSHIKPLLENLDSSFEVFDIGTSVLGKPISAIKIGTGKKRILLWSQMHGNESTTTKALFDFINVLKHSKVALHLKDTCTFYIIPILNPDGAEAYTRLNAVDVDLNRDAQLLTQPESKVLRAVYDSFKPDFCFNLHGQRTIFSAGSINKVATVSFLSPAQDENRTITDSRKIGMDIIAEMNTTLQQLIPNQVGRYDDSFNINCVGDSFQSFNVPTILFEAGHYANDYDRNQTRFYIFSSYITAFNYISSEEISGDNYNAYFEIPENDKCFYDVIIRNANVGTVEEPQILDVAILFVEKLINGKVEFIPKVDKIELLTNYYGHKEVNANNMSVLGADNKPLMVGVENDFVTIGADNFLLKL; encoded by the coding sequence ATGACTATTACAGAACTTACTGCTCTCTATGAAACGTATAAGGAGCCGAAATTACATGGACGTTACATTACCAATTCTCATATTAAACCACTTTTAGAAAATCTAGATTCAAGTTTCGAAGTGTTTGATATTGGAACTTCAGTTTTAGGTAAACCTATTTCAGCAATTAAAATTGGAACAGGAAAAAAGAGAATTTTACTTTGGTCTCAAATGCACGGAAATGAGTCGACAACTACTAAAGCGCTTTTCGATTTTATTAATGTACTTAAACACTCTAAAGTAGCTTTACATTTAAAAGACACGTGTACCTTTTATATAATACCTATACTAAATCCAGACGGTGCAGAAGCCTATACTAGACTAAATGCAGTAGATGTCGATTTAAATAGAGATGCCCAGTTGTTAACACAACCAGAAAGTAAAGTGCTTAGAGCAGTCTACGATTCTTTTAAGCCAGACTTTTGCTTTAATTTACATGGACAACGTACTATTTTTAGTGCGGGATCTATTAATAAGGTCGCAACGGTATCTTTTTTGTCTCCTGCTCAAGATGAAAATAGGACGATTACCGATTCGCGTAAGATAGGCATGGATATAATTGCTGAAATGAATACAACTTTACAACAGTTAATTCCAAATCAAGTAGGGCGTTACGACGATTCTTTTAATATTAATTGCGTTGGAGATAGTTTTCAGTCTTTTAATGTACCTACAATTTTATTTGAAGCTGGGCATTATGCGAACGATTACGATAGAAATCAAACTCGATTTTATATCTTTAGTTCGTATATAACGGCATTTAATTATATCTCTAGTGAAGAAATTTCGGGCGATAATTATAATGCTTATTTTGAGATACCAGAGAATGATAAGTGTTTTTATGATGTAATTATTAGAAATGCGAACGTAGGAACAGTAGAAGAACCACAGATTTTAGATGTTGCTATTCTTTTTGTAGAAAAATTAATTAACGGTAAGGTTGAATTTATCCCAAAAGTGGATAAAATTGAATTATTGACAAATTACTACGGACATAAAGAGGTTAATGCTAATAATATGAGTGTGTTAGGTGCCGATAACAAGCCGTTAATGGTAGGTGTCGAAAACGATTTCGTGACTATTGGTGCTGATAATTTTTTATTAAAATTGTGA
- a CDS encoding proline dehydrogenase family protein, with translation MNNNTIFDNTEIAFALKSDSELERAYFLFKMISIEPLVRIGTAATNFALKAKLPVEGLIRATVFDHFCGGVSEENCLPVIDKMYQKGVSSVLDYSVEGKEDEAEFDAALKITLKIINFAEELKSIPIAVFKPSGFGRIRLYEKVGNNEQLSADETKEWNRVLNRFDTVCKAAKDRGISILIDAEESWMQDAADNLITDLMRKYNTEKPVVFNTLQMYRHDRLDFLKQQHILAKTEGFFLGYKLVRGAYMEKENERAEKKGYASPICESKAATDSNFNAGVSYMLDHLDDMSIFNGTHNEYSSYFLMDLMKEKGIENSDKRVWFGQLYGMSDHISFNLSNLGYNVAKYVPFGPVKDVMPYLIRRAEENTSVAGQTGRELNLLLKEKKRRKQ, from the coding sequence ATGAATAATAACACCATTTTTGATAATACTGAAATTGCTTTTGCGCTTAAAAGTGATTCGGAGTTGGAAAGAGCATATTTTCTTTTCAAAATGATTTCAATAGAACCTTTGGTTCGAATTGGAACAGCTGCTACAAATTTTGCGTTAAAAGCAAAATTACCCGTAGAAGGTTTAATTAGGGCAACCGTTTTTGATCATTTTTGTGGTGGAGTTAGCGAAGAAAACTGTTTACCTGTTATCGATAAAATGTATCAAAAAGGTGTAAGTTCAGTTTTAGATTATTCTGTAGAAGGTAAAGAGGATGAAGCAGAATTTGATGCGGCTCTAAAAATCACTTTAAAGATTATAAATTTTGCAGAAGAATTAAAATCAATTCCAATTGCAGTATTTAAGCCATCTGGTTTTGGTAGAATTCGGTTGTACGAAAAAGTTGGTAATAATGAACAATTAAGTGCTGATGAAACAAAAGAATGGAATCGTGTATTAAATAGGTTTGATACAGTCTGTAAAGCAGCAAAAGATAGAGGGATTTCTATTTTAATTGATGCTGAAGAAAGTTGGATGCAGGATGCTGCCGATAATTTAATTACAGATTTAATGCGCAAATACAATACAGAAAAACCTGTTGTATTTAATACGCTGCAAATGTATCGTCATGATCGTTTAGATTTTTTAAAGCAACAACATATACTTGCAAAGACCGAAGGTTTCTTTTTAGGATATAAGTTGGTTCGAGGTGCGTATATGGAAAAAGAAAATGAACGTGCTGAAAAAAAAGGATATGCCTCACCAATTTGTGAAAGTAAGGCTGCTACAGATTCTAATTTTAATGCTGGTGTATCTTATATGTTAGATCATTTAGATGATATGTCAATTTTCAACGGTACGCATAATGAATACAGTTCTTATTTTCTTATGGATTTAATGAAAGAAAAAGGCATTGAGAATTCAGATAAACGCGTTTGGTTTGGACAATTATATGGAATGAGTGATCATATTAGCTTTAATCTTTCTAATTTGGGTTATAATGTTGCTAAATATGTACCTTTCGGACCTGTTAAAGATGTTATGCCTTATTTAATTAGAAGGGCAGAAGAGAATACTTCTGTGGCAGGACAAACAGGGCGAGAGCTTAATTTGTTATTGAAAGAGAAAAAAAGAAGGAAACAATAA
- a CDS encoding DNA gyrase/topoisomerase IV subunit A, giving the protein MIENDSDELNDNLPVEGQETITRVTGMFKDWFLDYASYVILERAVPAIEDGFKPVQRRIMHSMKDLDDGRYNKVANIVGHTMQYHPHGDASIADAMVQIGQKDILIDTQGNWGNILTGDSAAASRYIEARLSKFALDVVYNPKITEWQSSYDGRRKEPVNLPVMFPLLLAQGGEGIAVGLSTKILPHNFIELIDASIKHLKGKRFTILPDFPTAGIADFTNYNDGLRGGKARVRAKISQFDKNTLVITEIPFGTNTSTLIDSILKANDKGKIKIKKIEDNTAADVEIMVHLPSGISPDKTIDALYAFTNCEISISPLGCVIEDNKPLFIGVSEMLRRSTDNTVELLKSELEIKLSELEEMWHFASLERIFIENRIYRDIEEEETWEGVIRAIDNGLKPHITHLKRAVTEDDIVRLTEIRIKRISKFDIDKAQQKIDALDEQIAEVKHHLAHLIDYAIAYFARLKKEYGEGRERKTEIRIFDDVDATKVVIRNTKLYVNRAEGFVGTSLKRDEYVGDCSDIDDIIVFTKAGVMMITKVDSKTFVGKDIIHVAIFKKKDKRTIYNMIYRDGAKGPTYVKRFAVTAITRDKEYDLTNGAKGSTSLYFSANPNGEAEVVTILLRQVGSVKKLKWDLDFSDILIKGRASKGNLVSKYPVKKIELKEKGISTLKPRRIWFDDTVQRLNVDGRGELLGEFRGEDRILIITQSGLVKTILPELTTHFDNDMIVLEKWVPNKPIAAVYFEGEKERYYVKRFLIENENKEEVFISDHEKSQLEIVSTDWLPVAEVVFGKERGKDQRENQIVNLEEFISVKGIRALGNQLTTDKVKQINLLEPLPYQPAEEVHADDIDVVGDETVDGLKNEDSDDDSQPTLF; this is encoded by the coding sequence ATGATTGAAAACGATAGTGACGAATTAAATGATAATCTGCCAGTAGAAGGTCAAGAAACAATTACCAGAGTAACTGGTATGTTTAAAGACTGGTTTTTAGATTACGCATCCTATGTTATTTTAGAACGTGCCGTTCCTGCAATTGAAGATGGTTTTAAACCGGTTCAGCGTAGGATTATGCATTCTATGAAAGATTTAGATGATGGTCGCTATAACAAAGTCGCCAATATTGTAGGGCATACCATGCAGTATCATCCACACGGAGATGCGAGTATTGCTGATGCTATGGTGCAAATTGGTCAGAAAGATATTTTAATTGACACCCAAGGAAACTGGGGAAATATATTAACGGGAGATTCTGCTGCGGCATCTCGTTATATCGAAGCACGTTTATCTAAGTTTGCGTTAGATGTGGTTTATAATCCTAAAATTACAGAATGGCAATCGTCTTATGACGGTAGACGAAAAGAGCCTGTAAATTTACCGGTTATGTTTCCGCTATTATTAGCGCAAGGTGGAGAAGGAATCGCTGTAGGATTATCTACAAAAATATTGCCTCATAATTTTATCGAATTAATTGATGCGTCAATTAAGCATTTAAAAGGGAAGCGTTTTACTATTCTACCCGATTTTCCGACAGCGGGAATTGCAGACTTTACGAATTATAATGATGGATTGCGAGGTGGAAAAGCGCGTGTTCGTGCAAAGATTTCTCAATTCGATAAAAACACCTTAGTCATTACCGAGATTCCTTTTGGTACAAATACATCAACGCTTATAGATTCTATACTTAAGGCAAATGATAAAGGGAAAATTAAAATTAAAAAAATAGAAGATAATACCGCTGCCGATGTTGAAATTATGGTGCATTTGCCTTCGGGAATTTCACCAGATAAAACTATTGATGCGTTATATGCGTTTACAAATTGCGAAATATCGATTTCGCCTTTAGGTTGTGTTATTGAAGATAATAAGCCATTATTTATTGGCGTGTCTGAAATGCTAAGACGCTCTACAGATAATACGGTAGAACTTTTAAAAAGCGAATTAGAAATTAAGCTTAGCGAGCTTGAAGAGATGTGGCACTTTGCTTCGTTAGAGCGTATTTTTATAGAAAACAGAATTTACCGCGATATTGAAGAAGAAGAAACCTGGGAAGGTGTAATTCGTGCAATTGATAACGGACTTAAGCCACATATTACACATTTAAAAAGAGCGGTGACAGAAGATGACATCGTGCGTTTAACCGAAATTAGAATTAAGCGTATATCTAAATTCGATATCGATAAAGCGCAACAAAAAATAGATGCTTTAGACGAGCAAATAGCTGAAGTAAAACATCACTTAGCTCACCTAATCGATTATGCTATAGCATATTTTGCGAGATTAAAAAAAGAATATGGAGAGGGGCGTGAGCGTAAAACTGAGATTAGAATTTTTGATGATGTAGATGCTACTAAAGTTGTAATCCGTAATACAAAGTTATATGTAAATCGAGCAGAAGGTTTCGTGGGGACTTCATTAAAACGTGATGAGTATGTGGGAGATTGTAGTGATATAGATGATATAATTGTGTTTACTAAGGCTGGTGTTATGATGATTACCAAAGTAGATTCAAAAACCTTTGTTGGTAAAGATATTATTCACGTTGCTATATTCAAGAAGAAAGACAAGCGTACCATTTACAATATGATTTATCGTGACGGCGCAAAAGGACCAACTTATGTTAAGCGTTTTGCTGTTACGGCAATTACCCGAGATAAAGAATACGATTTAACTAATGGCGCAAAAGGGTCTACAAGTTTATATTTTTCTGCAAATCCAAATGGAGAAGCAGAAGTAGTCACTATTTTACTACGTCAAGTAGGGAGTGTTAAGAAATTGAAGTGGGATTTAGACTTTTCAGATATCTTGATAAAAGGGCGGGCCTCTAAAGGAAATTTGGTAAGCAAGTATCCTGTTAAAAAAATAGAACTTAAAGAAAAGGGAATTTCTACTCTTAAGCCAAGACGCATTTGGTTTGATGATACCGTGCAACGATTAAATGTAGATGGTCGAGGTGAGTTGTTAGGAGAGTTTAGAGGTGAAGATCGAATTTTAATTATTACACAATCTGGTCTCGTTAAAACTATTTTACCAGAATTAACCACACATTTTGATAACGATATGATTGTTCTCGAAAAATGGGTACCAAATAAACCTATTGCTGCTGTGTATTTTGAAGGTGAAAAAGAACGGTATTATGTAAAGCGTTTTTTAATAGAGAATGAAAACAAGGAAGAAGTTTTTATTTCCGACCATGAAAAGTCTCAATTAGAAATCGTGTCGACAGATTGGTTACCTGTAGCCGAAGTTGTTTTTGGAAAAGAACGCGGAAAAGATCAACGAGAAAATCAAATTGTTAATCTTGAAGAGTTTATTTCTGTAAAAGGAATTAGAGCTTTAGGAAACCAGTTAACTACAGATAAAGTGAAGCAGATTAATCTACTTGAACCATTGCCTTACCAGCCGGCAGAAGAAGTACATGCCGATGATATTGATGTGGTTGGTGATGAGACTGTAGATGGATTGAAAAATGAAGATTCAGACGATGATTCTCAGCCTACTTTGTTTTAG
- the aroB gene encoding 3-dehydroquinate synthase produces the protein MKTIETKTYNIHFNLSAYKHINNFIEESNPSSIFILVDQNTHELCLPHLMSEISTSKTIEIIEIEAGEINKTIETCVGVWNVLSELGADRKSLLINLGGGVITDMGGFVASTFKRGINFINVPTTLLSMVDASVGGKTGVDLGTLKNQIGVINNPEMVIIDSTYLKTLAQNEMRSGLAEMLKHGLIQDRMYWDKFKDLSLLNLEHLDQLIHESIQIKKHVVDIDPRENGLRKTLNYGHTLGHAIESYYLSDPNKTDLLHGEAVAIGMILASYISTKLSGLSDAENTEIKEVINNIYDFVKIDEADYEPIMDLLKFDKKNSHGNINFVLLTAIGDTKIDCLVSNELIIEALNYYNNSN, from the coding sequence ATGAAAACTATAGAAACAAAGACCTATAATATTCACTTCAATTTAAGTGCTTATAAACATATAAATAATTTTATAGAAGAGAGCAATCCTTCTAGTATTTTTATTTTAGTTGATCAAAATACACATGAGCTTTGTTTACCTCACTTAATGTCTGAAATTTCAACCTCTAAAACTATTGAGATTATTGAAATAGAAGCAGGAGAAATTAACAAAACTATTGAGACCTGTGTTGGTGTTTGGAATGTTTTGTCTGAACTTGGTGCAGATAGAAAAAGTCTACTTATAAATTTAGGTGGTGGTGTAATAACAGATATGGGTGGTTTTGTAGCATCGACTTTTAAACGTGGCATTAATTTTATAAACGTACCTACTACCCTATTATCTATGGTAGATGCTTCCGTTGGTGGAAAAACAGGTGTCGATTTAGGTACTTTAAAAAACCAAATTGGAGTTATTAATAACCCAGAAATGGTAATTATAGATTCTACATATCTTAAAACTTTAGCTCAAAACGAAATGCGTTCTGGCTTAGCAGAAATGCTTAAGCATGGTTTAATTCAAGACAGAATGTATTGGGATAAGTTTAAAGATTTATCGCTGTTAAATTTAGAACACCTTGACCAACTAATTCATGAATCTATACAGATAAAAAAACATGTAGTAGATATAGATCCAAGAGAAAACGGATTAAGAAAAACACTTAATTACGGACATACCTTGGGGCATGCTATAGAATCTTACTATTTAAGTGATCCTAATAAAACAGATTTACTTCATGGCGAAGCTGTAGCCATAGGAATGATTTTAGCGTCTTATATCTCTACTAAACTTTCAGGATTAAGTGATGCTGAAAATACCGAGATTAAAGAGGTTATAAACAACATTTACGATTTTGTAAAAATTGATGAAGCCGATTACGAACCTATAATGGATTTATTAAAATTTGATAAGAAAAATTCTCATGGAAACATAAACTTTGTACTCTTAACAGCTATTGGAGATACAAAAATTGACTGTTTAGTGTCTAATGAATTAATTATTGAAGCGTTAAATTACTATAACAATTCGAATTAA